One Kosmotoga arenicorallina S304 genomic window carries:
- a CDS encoding VWA domain-containing protein, with protein MLRRVMIAIFVLLSLVTFSNILELNLSRYPLVSFYVSAESTPTRIIEDGKNVEFWFGKAKEGFVSDLDIVMVLDTSGSMRKVMGFLDDLMAATLDKLNSSGIRVRTGMVTFTDELLKIYPLTTNASNCIAWLQDAIPFGGGDDNELSLDALLEAANFDFDPHARKVILLITNAPPHQQNDGTEYSSLTLQDVQKELSERDFNLIIIGPPIDEFKSFVERARAQFFNINAIWEVEEAFNSALATFFKSYLLEYRTPNFDFEREHIIEVELEDGSKVYTSYLSPEKTNSPPIINSLSVIPPVSFPGEPVRINVQAKDMDGDTLAFRWKLNGQLLEEDQEEITITPEATGTFNVSCEVRDGRTSSIAHTGFRVIEKQKPEIVKTVVEKVIKPEQDRAALDITTIEKQLGITFSSYFTTDINADSSLEIIAGTDSEGLGTLYMFDSKGQPIWHITLSDDSVFWPDDSFRIDSILCGDVNDDGKKEIVALLNHMPWFPSIIAVVSSDGSILGKYFHPGHIQLLKLEDIEGDGIDDIVFAGENAEYNFSVVFGILDGRKPSGQAKPYFGLGVPPAREKFYRLLPEAIGIGSISIIDGKVLFIDETGQEFEISK; from the coding sequence ATGCTAAGACGGGTGATGATCGCAATTTTTGTTCTTTTGTCCCTGGTCACGTTCTCGAACATCCTGGAATTGAATCTATCGCGCTATCCTCTGGTCTCCTTTTATGTTTCAGCAGAATCTACACCAACGCGCATAATTGAAGATGGGAAAAATGTGGAATTCTGGTTTGGAAAGGCCAAAGAAGGGTTTGTTTCCGATCTGGATATAGTCATGGTCCTTGACACTTCTGGCAGTATGAGAAAGGTGATGGGCTTTCTCGATGATCTGATGGCAGCAACGCTTGATAAATTGAATTCCAGCGGGATAAGAGTCAGAACGGGAATGGTAACTTTCACAGATGAATTGTTGAAAATATACCCTTTGACTACAAACGCCAGCAATTGCATCGCATGGTTGCAAGATGCGATTCCCTTTGGCGGAGGTGACGACAATGAGCTTTCACTTGACGCACTGCTTGAAGCTGCGAATTTCGATTTTGACCCTCACGCTCGAAAGGTCATTCTTCTGATAACCAATGCTCCTCCCCATCAGCAAAATGACGGAACCGAATACAGCAGCCTTACCCTTCAAGACGTTCAAAAAGAATTATCCGAAAGGGATTTCAATCTTATCATAATAGGGCCTCCCATTGACGAATTCAAAAGCTTTGTCGAAAGGGCGAGGGCTCAATTTTTCAACATAAACGCTATCTGGGAAGTGGAAGAAGCTTTTAACAGCGCTTTAGCAACCTTTTTCAAATCTTATTTGCTTGAATACAGAACCCCTAATTTCGATTTTGAGAGGGAACACATTATCGAAGTCGAGCTTGAGGACGGTTCAAAAGTCTATACCAGTTATCTTTCACCGGAAAAAACGAATTCTCCACCGATAATAAACAGCCTTTCTGTAATTCCGCCGGTTTCATTTCCCGGCGAACCCGTTCGCATAAACGTGCAGGCAAAAGATATGGACGGAGATACCCTGGCATTTCGCTGGAAACTAAACGGGCAGCTTCTCGAGGAAGATCAGGAAGAAATCACTATTACTCCTGAAGCCACCGGCACATTCAATGTTTCCTGCGAGGTACGCGATGGCAGAACTTCAAGCATTGCCCACACAGGGTTCAGAGTTATCGAAAAGCAAAAACCGGAAATAGTAAAAACTGTGGTGGAAAAAGTGATTAAACCCGAGCAAGATCGAGCTGCACTTGACATCACCACCATAGAGAAGCAACTCGGGATAACCTTCTCTTCATATTTCACTACAGATATCAACGCTGACAGCAGCCTTGAAATAATAGCCGGAACCGACTCAGAGGGCCTGGGAACGCTTTACATGTTTGATTCAAAAGGTCAACCTATATGGCATATAACCCTTTCGGACGACAGTGTCTTCTGGCCTGATGATTCATTTAGAATAGATTCTATTTTGTGTGGAGATGTGAACGACGACGGGAAAAAAGAAATTGTTGCGCTTCTGAACCATATGCCCTGGTTCCCTTCAATAATCGCAGTCGTTTCCTCCGATGGAAGCATACTGGGGAAATATTTTCATCCCGGGCACATACAGTTGCTCAAATTGGAGGACATTGAAGGCGACGGGATCGATGATATAGTCTTTGCAGGCGAAAATGCCGAATACAACTTTTCGGTAGTTTTTGGGATTTTGGATGGAAGGAAGCCCTCCGGACAGGCAAAGCCATATTTCGGGCTTGGCGTTCCCCCTGCCCGGGAAAAGTTCTATAGGCTTTTGCCTGAAGCCATTGGTATTGGCTCAATTAGCATAATCGATGGTAAGGTTTTATTTATTGATGAAACCGGACAGGAATTTGAAATTTCCAAGTAA
- a CDS encoding pyridoxal phosphate-dependent aminotransferase — MKISTRAGKMPASPIRKLVPYAEKAKKKGIKVYHLNIGQPDIPTPEVFFNRLRENLGDVVAYSHSAGTLELRRAFLKYYASYGIELAENEIIVTNGGSEAVIFAMAAIADPGDEIIVIEPFYANYKGFASLLDVKLVPVKAEVSRGYRLPDSKQFEDAITPKTKGILFSNPANPTGVVLTDEEIKRLIELAEKYDLFLISDEVYREFAFDGRNSISLLARYNNERVIMADSLSKRYSACGARIGLFATHNKEVYDAAMKFAQARLSPPTVAQLGAVGLLELGKEYTDKIKNEYQLRRDVVFEELSKIPGVILAKPEGAFYVSVALPVDDAERFVKWMLTDFNDHDETVMVAPLSGFYATEGIGKKEIRIAYVLEREKLKRACELLRMGIDIYNNL, encoded by the coding sequence ATGAAAATTTCAACAAGAGCTGGAAAAATGCCTGCATCACCGATAAGGAAGCTCGTCCCTTACGCCGAAAAAGCGAAAAAAAAAGGGATTAAGGTCTATCACCTGAATATAGGCCAGCCAGATATTCCCACACCTGAGGTATTCTTTAACCGACTCCGTGAAAACCTCGGTGACGTCGTTGCATATTCGCATTCCGCCGGAACTCTCGAATTGCGTCGTGCCTTTTTAAAATACTATGCTTCCTACGGTATCGAACTGGCTGAAAATGAAATCATAGTAACAAATGGCGGAAGCGAAGCCGTGATTTTCGCCATGGCTGCCATTGCTGATCCGGGCGATGAAATAATAGTGATAGAGCCGTTTTATGCCAATTACAAGGGATTTGCCAGCCTTTTGGACGTAAAGCTTGTGCCTGTGAAGGCAGAGGTTTCCCGGGGTTATCGTCTACCCGATAGTAAGCAATTCGAAGATGCGATTACTCCTAAAACGAAGGGCATACTTTTTTCTAATCCCGCAAATCCCACCGGAGTTGTTTTAACTGATGAAGAAATCAAAAGGCTCATTGAACTGGCTGAAAAATACGACCTCTTCCTGATTTCAGACGAGGTTTACAGGGAGTTTGCCTTCGATGGGCGCAACTCCATTTCGTTGCTTGCAAGGTATAATAACGAGCGTGTAATAATGGCTGACAGCCTTTCGAAAAGATACAGCGCTTGTGGTGCCAGAATCGGGCTATTTGCAACGCACAATAAAGAGGTGTACGACGCGGCAATGAAATTTGCCCAGGCGAGGCTCTCCCCGCCAACTGTGGCACAGTTAGGGGCTGTGGGACTGCTTGAATTAGGCAAAGAATATACTGATAAAATCAAAAATGAATATCAGCTCAGGAGAGATGTGGTATTTGAAGAACTTTCAAAAATACCGGGGGTTATTCTCGCAAAGCCCGAAGGAGCTTTTTATGTTTCTGTTGCCTTGCCTGTGGATGATGCAGAAAGATTTGTCAAATGGATGCTGACTGATTTCAACGATCACGATGAAACCGTAATGGTAGCACCTCTTTCTGGTTTTTACGCTACCGAAGGAATCGGAAAAAAGGAAATACGCATCGCTTATGTCCTTGAAAGGGAAAAGCTAAAGAGGGCATGTGAATTATTGAGAATGGGAATAGATATCTACAATAATTTATGA
- a CDS encoding cold-shock protein, with the protein MKGTVKWFSGKKGYGFITKDDGEDIFVHFSAIQMDGFKTLNEGQRVEFDVEAGPSGRPQAINVKVVEE; encoded by the coding sequence ATGAAAGGCACTGTTAAGTGGTTTAGTGGGAAAAAGGGTTATGGCTTTATCACAAAAGACGATGGAGAAGACATCTTTGTGCATTTCAGCGCTATTCAAATGGATGGTTTCAAAACTCTGAACGAAGGGCAAAGAGTGGAATTTGATGTAGAAGCGGGTCCTTCAGGGCGACCACAAGCTATAAATGTAAAAGTCGTTGAGGAGTAA
- a CDS encoding ABC transporter substrate-binding protein translates to MKKLLLLALSVLLVSAIAFSFDPETFITLTIGEPETLDPHFCYETAGGGVILNVYDNLIKYKGDSVTAFEPMISTEVPTVENGLIKDGGTKYVFPIREGVKFHSGNMLTPYDVEYSFERGILFDPSGGPMWMIIEALSGGDYASLEGWFEGWAGVPYSEMVDENREPVSEEAREKLIAFYNEVVDPMVEVDGNNVVFTLQGPFAPFMWIISHYAGWSAILDAEWAKANGAWDGNADGWWKWHDLQPEETPLHEVDAGSGPFKVVEWDRAQQKVILERFDDYWAGPAKLKTVIIWGIDEYSTRKAMLEAGDADIVYVPTQYKDQVVNMPGIRIIDGYPTSAITSFHFNWKVKEGSEYIGSGKLDGNGVPPEFFSDVHVRKAFYYCYDGMTFIDEVLNGYGKLVPTDLPEGYLGYDPTLPVPEFNLAKAAAEFKKAFDGELWEKGFKLTLLYNTGNEARQTAAEMFKFYIESLNPKFRIDVQGVQWPTYLKAQRAGYMPAFIIGWLADYPDPHNFLATYYASYGIYASRQGEPFLEFARANVDELITAAVKETDPAKREELYIEVQKIAIENTLGVPLYMPLGFHVERDWVRGWYPHPLRSGTNYYEVYKEQ, encoded by the coding sequence GTGAAGAAGTTACTTCTTCTTGCTCTTTCTGTTTTGTTGGTTTCCGCTATTGCGTTCTCCTTCGATCCCGAAACATTTATCACATTGACCATTGGAGAACCGGAAACCCTTGATCCTCATTTCTGCTATGAAACTGCTGGTGGTGGAGTCATTCTCAATGTTTATGACAACCTCATCAAGTACAAGGGAGATTCCGTTACAGCATTTGAACCCATGATTTCCACCGAGGTTCCAACTGTTGAGAACGGCCTCATCAAAGATGGCGGTACAAAGTACGTATTCCCCATAAGGGAAGGCGTCAAATTCCATTCTGGCAATATGCTCACACCTTACGATGTTGAGTACAGTTTCGAAAGAGGAATCCTCTTTGATCCTTCCGGCGGTCCCATGTGGATGATCATTGAAGCACTCTCTGGTGGAGATTACGCTTCACTGGAAGGCTGGTTTGAAGGATGGGCAGGAGTTCCTTATTCTGAAATGGTTGACGAGAACAGGGAACCTGTCTCCGAAGAAGCCAGGGAAAAACTGATTGCCTTCTATAACGAAGTTGTTGACCCGATGGTTGAAGTTGATGGCAACAACGTTGTCTTCACACTTCAGGGTCCCTTTGCCCCATTCATGTGGATCATTTCCCACTACGCCGGCTGGAGTGCAATACTCGATGCCGAATGGGCAAAGGCTAATGGTGCGTGGGATGGCAATGCTGATGGCTGGTGGAAATGGCACGACCTGCAGCCTGAGGAAACCCCACTCCACGAAGTCGATGCCGGTTCAGGTCCATTCAAGGTTGTTGAATGGGACAGGGCACAGCAGAAAGTCATTCTTGAAAGATTTGATGACTACTGGGCAGGCCCTGCCAAACTGAAGACAGTCATCATCTGGGGTATTGACGAATACTCAACAAGAAAGGCTATGCTTGAAGCTGGCGACGCTGACATTGTTTATGTTCCTACACAGTACAAAGATCAGGTCGTTAACATGCCTGGTATCAGGATAATCGACGGTTACCCGACATCCGCTATAACCTCCTTCCACTTCAACTGGAAAGTCAAGGAAGGCAGCGAATATATCGGAAGCGGGAAACTCGATGGAAATGGTGTCCCACCCGAATTCTTCAGCGATGTCCATGTCAGGAAAGCGTTCTACTATTGCTACGATGGCATGACCTTCATAGACGAGGTCCTTAACGGCTACGGTAAGCTCGTTCCTACAGACCTTCCTGAAGGTTACCTCGGTTACGATCCTACACTGCCTGTTCCCGAATTCAACCTTGCTAAGGCCGCTGCTGAATTCAAGAAAGCCTTTGATGGTGAACTCTGGGAAAAGGGCTTCAAGCTGACGCTTCTCTACAACACTGGTAACGAAGCAAGGCAGACGGCTGCTGAAATGTTCAAATTCTACATTGAATCCCTTAACCCGAAATTCCGCATTGATGTTCAGGGCGTACAGTGGCCAACATACCTCAAAGCCCAGAGAGCCGGTTACATGCCTGCATTCATAATTGGCTGGCTTGCTGACTATCCCGATCCACATAACTTCCTTGCCACATATTATGCCAGCTATGGTATCTACGCTTCCAGGCAGGGTGAACCTTTCCTTGAATTTGCCAGAGCCAATGTCGACGAACTCATTACCGCAGCTGTTAAGGAAACAGATCCCGCCAAGCGTGAAGAGCTTTACATTGAAGTGCAGAAGATCGCCATCGAGAACACACTCGGTGTTCCTCTGTACATGCCTCTTGGCTTCCACGTTGAAAGAGACTGGGTAAGAGGCTGGTACCCGCACCCGCTCAGATCCGGAACCAATTATTACGAAGTCTACAAAGAGCAATAA
- a CDS encoding ABC transporter permease: MTAYIIRRLLLLPLILIGVTLIIFSMIWSLGPERLLASYVKSPEALKTPDAAERLIRKYGLDQPMPIMYGKWLLNVLKGDLGYSLVGKAPVAKAIAERFPYTLELALYAFIPVVFVAIWLGITSAVHQNKFSDQFIRVFALIGWSLPDFVFGLLLLWGFYAVLGWFPPGMIDTEFELVLRSPEWHTITHMPTIDALLNGRFDVFLNALKHLVLPILTISYLWWAYLLRITRSSMLEVLRKDYIRTARAKGVPEKIVINKHAKRNALIPVITVAGGTVIGLLSGTVIVEAVFSRTGMGRFLATAATQLDYWSIIGGALFYSFILVLGNLIVDVSYAIIDPRIRLH, translated from the coding sequence GTGACTGCCTACATTATTCGCAGGCTGCTTTTGCTGCCGCTCATTCTTATTGGCGTTACCCTGATCATTTTCTCCATGATCTGGAGCCTTGGTCCTGAAAGGTTACTGGCATCCTATGTCAAAAGTCCTGAGGCTTTGAAGACCCCTGATGCGGCTGAAAGGCTTATCAGGAAATACGGGCTTGACCAGCCCATGCCTATTATGTATGGCAAATGGTTGTTAAACGTCTTAAAAGGTGATCTGGGATATTCGCTGGTCGGCAAAGCGCCTGTGGCTAAAGCCATTGCGGAACGTTTTCCTTACACGCTCGAGCTGGCTCTTTACGCTTTTATCCCTGTTGTCTTTGTCGCTATCTGGCTCGGGATTACTTCAGCGGTGCATCAAAATAAGTTCAGCGACCAGTTTATAAGGGTTTTTGCTCTTATAGGATGGTCTCTCCCTGACTTCGTCTTCGGGTTACTTCTCTTGTGGGGCTTTTATGCCGTGCTGGGGTGGTTCCCTCCTGGCATGATAGACACAGAGTTTGAACTGGTTTTAAGAAGCCCCGAATGGCATACAATCACTCATATGCCCACTATTGATGCGCTTTTGAACGGCAGATTTGACGTGTTCCTGAATGCGTTAAAACATCTTGTACTTCCGATTCTTACCATTTCCTACCTCTGGTGGGCTTATCTGCTAAGGATTACCCGTTCCAGCATGCTGGAGGTTCTTAGAAAGGATTATATAAGGACTGCACGTGCGAAAGGCGTACCTGAAAAAATTGTCATAAACAAGCACGCTAAACGAAATGCCCTTATCCCTGTTATAACCGTTGCAGGCGGTACTGTTATTGGGCTGCTGTCGGGTACTGTCATTGTCGAAGCGGTATTTTCAAGAACAGGTATGGGTAGGTTTCTTGCCACCGCTGCCACACAATTAGACTACTGGTCTATAATCGGTGGAGCATTATTCTACTCATTTATCTTGGTTCTGGGAAATCTCATAGTTGACGTAAGCTATGCAATAATAGATCCCAGAATCAGACTCCACTGA
- a CDS encoding ABC transporter permease, translating to MAKRKSDFRKMMKKFWKNQTAVLGAALLIMFIIIAIFAPQIVKTFAPKAAARAYAENPYQMPRVAWTSNPLPPSKDDPFGVIGGRDIFYGVIYGTRTAFKLGLTVAGLSALIGIFVGSISAYFGGWVDEILMRIVDIFMSIPFLVAAMVLTTILGKGLDKVMIALVVFGWMTTARLIRGNILQAREEQYVLAAKALGQKDWLIIIKHILPNTIFPVVIQMSMRMGSYVITAAGLSFLGVGAEPGYADWGTILSYSRNWMTMLDKAWFAIVFPGVAMVLFVLAWNLVGDALRDIFDPRMRS from the coding sequence ATGGCAAAGAGAAAAAGCGATTTCAGAAAAATGATGAAAAAATTCTGGAAAAATCAGACAGCTGTGCTGGGTGCGGCTCTCCTTATCATGTTTATAATCATAGCTATTTTCGCTCCCCAGATTGTTAAAACATTCGCACCAAAGGCTGCCGCAAGGGCATATGCTGAAAATCCATACCAGATGCCCAGGGTTGCATGGACTTCAAATCCCCTGCCTCCAAGCAAAGATGACCCCTTCGGCGTCATCGGTGGGAGGGATATCTTCTATGGCGTTATCTATGGAACAAGAACAGCCTTCAAGCTTGGTTTGACCGTTGCCGGCCTGTCTGCCCTTATTGGTATATTTGTCGGCTCCATTTCCGCTTATTTTGGAGGCTGGGTCGATGAAATTTTGATGAGAATTGTCGATATATTCATGTCCATTCCATTCCTGGTTGCTGCAATGGTTCTTACAACCATTCTGGGAAAGGGGCTGGACAAAGTAATGATTGCCCTGGTGGTCTTCGGCTGGATGACCACAGCCAGGCTTATCAGAGGCAATATTCTCCAGGCAAGAGAAGAGCAGTATGTGCTTGCAGCAAAGGCTCTGGGGCAGAAAGACTGGCTGATAATCATCAAGCACATACTTCCAAATACCATTTTCCCTGTGGTTATACAGATGTCTATGAGAATGGGTTCATACGTTATCACCGCAGCCGGGCTTAGCTTCCTTGGCGTCGGTGCTGAACCCGGTTACGCCGATTGGGGAACTATCCTGAGTTATTCCAGAAACTGGATGACCATGCTTGATAAGGCTTGGTTTGCCATCGTGTTCCCCGGCGTTGCAATGGTGCTATTTGTGCTTGCCTGGAACCTCGTGGGCGATGCCCTTAGAGACATCTTTGACCCGAGAATGCGCAGTTAA
- a CDS encoding ABC transporter ATP-binding protein yields the protein MDKKPLLEVKGLKTYFHTDDGIVKAVDGVSFEVYPGETLGIVGESGCGKSVTSLSIMRLLDEKGEIAGGEIHFDGKDIRSLSDEEMRKMRGNEMAMIFQEPMTALNPVYTVGDQIMEAILLHQDVDRETARKMAIDMLRKVGIPEPEKRVDEYPHELSGGMRQRAMIAMSLSCNPKLLFADEPTTALDVTIQAQILELMLELQKEYGMAIVMITHDLGVIAEMAERVVVMYAGKVVEYADVVTLFKDPKHPYTWGLMNAIPRLDEDKEVLYNIPGVVPDPLDFPTGCRFNTRCPLATDKCRTEEPPLVEIEPEHKAACWHIDKLVEMVKVSRAGEGA from the coding sequence GTGGATAAAAAACCATTACTTGAAGTTAAAGGTCTCAAAACATACTTCCATACTGATGACGGAATCGTAAAAGCTGTTGACGGCGTAAGCTTTGAAGTTTACCCCGGAGAGACACTAGGGATTGTCGGCGAATCAGGTTGCGGGAAAAGCGTCACTTCCCTTTCTATAATGCGCCTTCTTGACGAGAAAGGGGAAATAGCTGGTGGAGAGATCCATTTTGACGGTAAAGACATTCGTTCCCTCTCCGACGAAGAAATGCGCAAAATGCGTGGAAATGAAATGGCAATGATTTTCCAGGAACCCATGACAGCGCTTAACCCTGTTTATACAGTAGGAGATCAGATAATGGAAGCCATCCTTCTTCATCAGGATGTTGACAGGGAAACAGCGCGAAAAATGGCCATTGATATGTTGAGAAAAGTTGGTATCCCCGAACCGGAGAAAAGGGTCGACGAATACCCCCACGAACTCTCCGGCGGAATGAGGCAAAGGGCTATGATCGCCATGTCCCTCTCATGTAATCCCAAGTTGCTCTTTGCTGACGAGCCAACCACCGCTCTGGACGTTACTATTCAAGCCCAGATACTCGAACTGATGCTGGAACTTCAAAAAGAATACGGAATGGCAATCGTTATGATAACCCACGACCTGGGTGTCATAGCGGAAATGGCTGAAAGGGTAGTGGTTATGTACGCCGGGAAGGTTGTTGAATATGCTGATGTGGTAACCCTTTTCAAAGACCCGAAGCACCCTTACACCTGGGGGCTCATGAATGCTATTCCAAGACTTGACGAAGACAAGGAAGTCCTCTACAACATTCCCGGTGTTGTTCCCGATCCCCTAGATTTCCCCACAGGATGCCGTTTCAACACCCGCTGCCCTCTGGCTACCGATAAATGCCGAACTGAAGAACCACCTCTGGTAGAAATCGAACCTGAGCACAAAGCGGCTTGCTGGCATATAGATAAGCTCGTTGAAATGGTAAAAGTCTCCAGGGCAGGTGAAGGCGCATGA
- a CDS encoding ABC transporter ATP-binding protein: MSQVENRKPILRVDNLVKYFPVKAGVFRRVVAHVKAVDNVSFEVYERETLGLVGESGCGKTTAGMTVLRLHEPTSGRIIMNDEDTTHLFMPYFSAKKYLINTYVKPFEDLKNQAGSVDSALKSIEDEFDRKMAKLYFEKHNGSASSFISELMSNREAKRKDFRRQSQIIFQDPYSSLNPRMRIKNIIAEGALIHKVANRSEVMARVADILKKVGLSEDHMSRFPHEFSGGQRQRIGIARALILNPKLIVADEAVSALDVSIQAQILNLLNDLQKEFGLTYLFIAHDLAVVRHVSKRVAVMYLGKMVEVATKIDLFENPLHPYTVSLMSAIPIPDPTKKSKRIILQGDVPSPINPPSGCRFHPRCPIAKEVCAKEEPPLQDLGNGHKVACFFPGEMKR; the protein is encoded by the coding sequence ATGAGTCAAGTTGAAAACAGAAAACCCATTTTGAGAGTAGATAATTTAGTTAAATACTTTCCTGTAAAAGCAGGTGTTTTCAGACGTGTTGTAGCTCACGTTAAAGCTGTAGACAATGTTTCCTTTGAGGTTTATGAAAGGGAGACACTGGGTCTTGTGGGCGAATCAGGATGTGGAAAAACGACTGCTGGTATGACCGTCCTGAGATTGCACGAACCTACCTCTGGAAGGATAATTATGAATGATGAGGATACAACCCACCTTTTCATGCCTTATTTTAGTGCCAAGAAATACCTCATCAACACATATGTCAAACCCTTCGAAGACCTTAAAAACCAGGCGGGTTCTGTTGATTCAGCACTTAAGAGCATAGAAGACGAATTTGACAGGAAAATGGCAAAGCTCTATTTTGAAAAGCATAACGGGTCAGCAAGCTCTTTTATCTCCGAGCTCATGTCAAACAGAGAGGCCAAGCGAAAGGACTTCAGAAGGCAATCGCAGATCATTTTTCAGGACCCTTATTCATCTCTCAACCCGAGAATGAGGATAAAAAACATCATCGCTGAAGGGGCTCTTATTCACAAAGTCGCAAACCGAAGCGAAGTTATGGCAAGAGTTGCTGATATATTGAAAAAAGTCGGCCTTTCAGAAGATCACATGAGCAGGTTCCCACATGAGTTCAGTGGAGGTCAAAGACAGAGAATAGGTATTGCGCGTGCTTTGATCTTGAACCCCAAGTTAATAGTAGCCGATGAGGCAGTATCGGCTCTGGACGTCTCCATTCAAGCACAGATCCTTAACCTGCTTAATGACCTGCAGAAAGAATTTGGGCTTACATACCTTTTCATAGCCCACGATCTCGCGGTTGTAAGGCATGTTAGCAAACGTGTTGCTGTTATGTACCTTGGCAAAATGGTTGAAGTGGCTACGAAAATCGATCTCTTTGAAAATCCACTACATCCGTACACAGTCTCTTTGATGTCTGCCATTCCCATACCAGATCCCACAAAGAAAAGCAAGCGGATAATCCTTCAAGGAGATGTTCCCAGCCCTATCAATCCACCAAGCGGCTGCCGTTTCCACCCGCGCTGCCCCATTGCAAAAGAAGTCTGTGCAAAGGAAGAACCGCCACTTCAAGATCTCGGAAACGGGCACAAAGTCGCCTGTTTCTTCCCGGGCGAAATGAAGAGATAA